In Clarias gariepinus isolate MV-2021 ecotype Netherlands chromosome 1, CGAR_prim_01v2, whole genome shotgun sequence, one DNA window encodes the following:
- the LOC128520067 gene encoding snaclec A9-like — protein MKTPEIGESVWVPTYRDNCYKGSLLRTEQTPLIVIKEEKTWREALRFCRQNHVDLVSLQSQEMQNRVELVIQNVSTNASSMWIGLRHTCALGFWYWVTGETICYQNWAPGNGTGGEDCGDVERTGAMLSDSKKWISLPETQKLPFICVTT, from the exons ATGAAAACACCAGAAATAGGAGAGTCGGTCTGGGTACCCACTTACAGAGACAACTGTTATAAGGGGTCTCTTCTGAGAACAG AGCAAACCCCACTGATCGTGATTAAAGAGGAGAAGACGTGgcgagaagccctgaggttctgCAGACAGAATCATGTGGACCTGGTTTCTCTTCAGTCACAGGAAATGCAAAACAGGGTGGAATTAGTCATTCAAAATGTCTCCACTAATGCGTCATCAATGTGGATTGGTCTGCGTCACACCTGCGCTCTGGGCTTCTGGTACTGGGTGACAGGAGAGACCATCTGCTACCAAAACTGGGCTCCAGGTAACGGGACCGGAGGGGAAGACTGTGGTGATGTGGAGAGAACCGGAGCGATGCTGTCTGACAGTAAGAAGTGGATCAGCCTGCCAGAGACTCAAAAACTCCCCTTCATCTGTGTCACCACCTAG